One part of the Sorangiineae bacterium MSr11954 genome encodes these proteins:
- a CDS encoding GNAT family N-acetyltransferase: protein MSNYNSPITLRPATPDDTNAIAEIWYLGWQDGHLGHAPEALRVARTEESFGVRAAERVGDTVVAVVDGAVAGFVMVVGDEVEQVYVSALHRGTRVAPVLLAEAERLVGANGHERAWLAVATGNARARRFYERNGWIDGGAFEYSAASASGTIAVPCHRYEKRVAPSPGA, encoded by the coding sequence GTGAGCAACTATAATTCGCCCATAACGCTCCGTCCCGCAACCCCCGACGACACCAACGCCATCGCGGAGATTTGGTACCTCGGATGGCAAGACGGCCATTTGGGGCACGCGCCCGAGGCTTTGCGCGTGGCTCGGACGGAGGAGTCTTTCGGCGTGCGGGCGGCCGAGCGCGTCGGTGACACGGTGGTGGCGGTCGTGGATGGCGCCGTGGCGGGGTTTGTTATGGTCGTTGGGGACGAGGTGGAGCAGGTGTACGTGTCCGCGTTGCATCGGGGGACGCGGGTGGCGCCGGTTTTGCTCGCCGAGGCGGAGCGGCTCGTAGGGGCCAATGGCCATGAGCGCGCATGGCTCGCGGTGGCCACGGGGAATGCGCGTGCGCGCAGGTTTTACGAGCGGAATGGGTGGATCGACGGCGGCGCGTTCGAGTATTCGGCGGCCAGCGCCTCCGGCACCATTGCGGTTCCGTGTCACCGATACGAAAAGCGGGTAGCACCATCGCCGGGTGCATGA
- a CDS encoding GNAT family N-acetyltransferase: MMIRLPALILRPWSTGDTEALARLANDHGIWINLRDRFPHPYTHADAEGWIAHASTPQRALHFALETNGELAGGISLDPMSDNERNTAEIGYWLGRPYWNRGLATAAVIAVTEYALEGGGLQRVEAGVYAWNEASARVLTKAGYTLEGRLRRRVVKEGRIGDVLMFARIRDDCADAGSP, from the coding sequence ATGATGATCCGACTTCCCGCGCTCATCCTTCGTCCGTGGTCCACCGGCGACACGGAAGCCCTCGCGCGCCTGGCCAACGACCACGGCATCTGGATCAACCTTCGCGATCGATTCCCCCACCCCTACACCCACGCCGACGCCGAGGGCTGGATCGCGCACGCCAGCACCCCGCAGCGCGCCCTCCATTTCGCCCTCGAGACCAACGGCGAACTGGCCGGAGGCATATCCCTCGATCCCATGAGCGACAACGAGCGGAACACCGCCGAAATCGGTTATTGGCTGGGCAGACCCTACTGGAACCGTGGCCTCGCCACCGCCGCCGTCATTGCCGTCACCGAATACGCGCTCGAAGGGGGCGGGCTGCAGCGGGTGGAGGCCGGCGTCTACGCGTGGAACGAGGCCTCCGCGCGCGTGCTGACCAAAGCCGGATATACGCTGGAGGGGCGCCTGCGCCGGCGGGTCGTAAAAGAGGGGCGCATCGGCGATGTGCTCATGTTTGCGCGCATTCGCGACGATTGCGCGGACGCGGGGTCTCCGTAA
- a CDS encoding PLP-dependent aminotransferase family protein → MVPANRARASKLRLDHRGTTTLTAQLVEQIRRAVLDGALSPGHALPSSRALARDLGISRNTVVAAYDALAADGTILVASRRAPTVADVIRTSRHDLSEDEEEGASPFRISASAQRLMAAISDARLELLLSDSSRARPFRVGEPDLSLFPWHTFERILIRCWRAQSPLDAIGADPRGYLPLRRALLRHLTVARGVRAKVEQVFITEGAQGAFDLCCRTLLDPGDRVWIEDPCVPSIRAALQAAGARICPIAGDGDGLRVTEGRRIAPRAKLAIVSPSYAFPLGGRLGLARRLELLAWARRAGALVLENDYEGELRFEGLPIPALQSLSLEHGGHVLHVGSFGRAMFPALRLGFLVLPRHLVPAFARMRAVATRSSPHLLQAALAHFIEEGHYARHLRRLKQATRRRRDVLVRELEATRRAGETIHVPHAGAVLTLELPPSADDRAIVQSCMRHGIEAMPLSDCAHARRAGLVLGFGAHSEESLVRAVRKLRASVFGL, encoded by the coding sequence ATGGTGCCAGCAAATCGTGCACGCGCGTCGAAGCTTCGTTTGGACCACCGCGGCACCACCACCTTGACCGCGCAGCTCGTCGAGCAGATCCGGCGCGCGGTCCTCGATGGCGCCCTCTCCCCGGGCCACGCTCTGCCCTCGTCGCGCGCCCTGGCACGCGACCTCGGCATATCGCGCAATACGGTGGTCGCCGCCTACGATGCGCTGGCGGCGGATGGAACGATCCTCGTGGCATCGCGCCGCGCGCCCACCGTGGCCGACGTGATCCGGACGTCTCGCCACGACCTCTCCGAGGACGAGGAGGAGGGCGCGTCCCCTTTTCGCATTTCGGCGAGCGCCCAGCGACTCATGGCGGCCATCTCGGATGCGCGGCTCGAGCTGCTCCTGTCGGACTCCTCGCGCGCCCGGCCCTTTCGCGTCGGCGAGCCCGATCTCTCGCTTTTTCCATGGCACACCTTCGAGCGCATCCTCATTCGATGCTGGCGCGCCCAGAGCCCCCTCGACGCCATCGGCGCCGATCCGCGCGGCTACCTTCCTCTGCGCCGCGCGCTTCTTCGGCACCTGACGGTGGCGCGCGGCGTGCGGGCCAAGGTCGAGCAGGTGTTCATCACCGAGGGCGCGCAAGGGGCGTTCGATCTCTGCTGCCGCACCTTGCTCGATCCCGGCGACCGCGTGTGGATCGAAGACCCTTGCGTGCCGAGCATCCGCGCCGCGCTCCAGGCCGCGGGGGCGCGCATTTGCCCTATCGCCGGCGATGGCGACGGGCTGCGCGTGACCGAGGGCCGCCGGATCGCGCCGCGCGCCAAGCTGGCCATCGTGTCGCCCTCGTACGCCTTTCCATTGGGCGGACGGCTCGGGCTGGCGCGTCGGTTGGAGCTCCTGGCGTGGGCCAGGAGGGCAGGGGCGCTGGTGCTGGAGAACGATTACGAGGGCGAGCTGCGCTTCGAAGGGCTCCCCATCCCCGCGCTTCAGTCGCTCAGCCTCGAGCACGGCGGGCACGTGCTGCACGTGGGCTCCTTTGGCCGGGCCATGTTTCCCGCGCTTCGCCTTGGGTTTCTCGTCCTTCCGCGCCATCTGGTTCCGGCCTTTGCCCGCATGCGCGCCGTCGCCACCCGATCGTCGCCGCACCTTTTGCAGGCCGCGCTCGCCCACTTCATCGAGGAAGGCCATTACGCGCGCCACCTCCGGCGCTTGAAGCAGGCCACCCGCCGCCGTCGCGATGTGCTGGTGCGCGAGCTCGAAGCCACCCGGCGCGCGGGCGAGACCATTCACGTTCCCCATGCCGGCGCCGTGCTGACCTTGGAGCTGCCGCCGTCCGCCGACGATCGGGCCATCGTGCAGAGCTGCATGCGCCACGGGATCGAAGCCATGCCGCTCTCGGATTGTGCGCACGCGCGGCGCGCGGGGTTGGTCCTCGGCTTTGGCGCGCACTCCGAAGAGAGCTTGGTGCGCGCCGTGCGAAAGCTTCGTGCCTCTGTTTTCGGATTGTGA
- a CDS encoding siderophore-interacting protein: protein MASAESWVTKTLGRLLFREAEVTAVHALSSHFRRVELRGQGLRGAGWSAGDKVQVYLPDTGMRTYTPLRWSESSGTTELLIYAHGDGPGSRWSQTLSAGDRFQFMGPRRSLALRMDEPLVFFGDETSFAVAHALQTSGRTGALRCTFEVSHRAESDDVLRALGLPPEEHPCFERSPGDTHLLASCETLRRAIAARPGARLVLTGRAQSIQRLRALLRGGDARPPSTVKAYWSVGRKGLD from the coding sequence ATGGCATCTGCAGAATCTTGGGTCACGAAAACATTGGGCCGGCTCCTTTTTCGGGAGGCGGAGGTGACCGCGGTGCACGCGCTGTCATCTCATTTTCGGCGCGTGGAGCTACGGGGACAAGGGCTTCGCGGCGCCGGGTGGTCTGCCGGCGACAAGGTGCAAGTGTACTTGCCCGACACGGGAATGCGCACCTACACCCCGCTCCGCTGGAGCGAATCGAGCGGAACGACCGAGCTCCTCATCTATGCGCACGGCGACGGTCCCGGCAGCCGCTGGAGCCAGACCCTCTCGGCCGGCGACCGTTTTCAATTCATGGGCCCCCGCCGCTCGCTCGCCCTCCGCATGGACGAACCCCTCGTCTTCTTTGGCGACGAGACCTCGTTTGCCGTCGCCCACGCCCTGCAAACCTCGGGGCGCACCGGTGCCTTGCGCTGCACCTTCGAGGTCTCGCACCGCGCCGAGTCCGACGACGTGCTCCGTGCGCTGGGGCTCCCGCCCGAGGAGCACCCGTGCTTCGAACGCTCCCCCGGCGACACGCACTTGCTCGCCTCGTGCGAAACGCTCCGCCGGGCCATCGCGGCGCGACCGGGCGCCCGCCTGGTCCTCACCGGCCGCGCGCAATCGATCCAGCGGCTTCGCGCGCTCCTCCGAGGCGGCGACGCGCGTCCGCCCAGCACCGTCAAAGCGTATTGGTCGGTGGGGCGCAAGGGGCTCGATTAG
- a CDS encoding chromate transporter produces the protein MAHPSSDEPEPCSLRALALYFLRLGAVGFGGPIALAGYMQRDLVERQRWITKEEYVEGLALAQLAPGPLAAQLATYLGWVRGGVFGATLISVAFVLPSFLMVMVLSAAYSRLGGLVWMQGLFYGIGASVIAIIARSVFKLGRMTLAKDRLLWAVFAVNGVVTAWTESEIVWLFLASGVLLFFLRGRPTGPLAAPGVSAFLPLDMLVTGLSGAASSETLWRIGLFFAEGGAVVFGSGLAIVPFLHGGVVNEHHWLTERQFLDAVAVAMITPGPVVITVAFIGYLVAGPLGAAVAALGVFLPSYLFVIIPAPYFKRYANNPSIGAFVSGVTAAATGAIAGAGFVLGRRAILDVPTIAMAAVTWIALVKLKKAPEPLVILGAGAVGLLLRGFS, from the coding sequence ATGGCTCATCCCTCTTCCGACGAGCCGGAACCTTGTTCGCTTCGCGCCCTCGCGCTCTATTTCTTGCGCCTCGGTGCGGTGGGCTTCGGGGGACCCATCGCGCTTGCAGGATACATGCAACGCGATCTGGTCGAGCGCCAACGCTGGATCACGAAAGAGGAATACGTCGAAGGTCTCGCGCTCGCCCAGCTTGCCCCCGGCCCACTCGCCGCGCAGCTCGCGACCTACCTCGGATGGGTCCGCGGCGGCGTGTTCGGGGCCACGCTCATCAGCGTCGCCTTCGTCCTACCGTCGTTTCTCATGGTGATGGTCCTTTCGGCTGCGTACTCGAGGCTCGGCGGCCTGGTGTGGATGCAGGGGCTCTTCTACGGAATCGGCGCCAGCGTGATCGCGATCATCGCGCGCAGCGTTTTCAAGCTCGGAAGGATGACGCTGGCCAAAGACCGCCTTCTTTGGGCGGTGTTCGCGGTCAATGGCGTGGTGACGGCGTGGACGGAATCGGAAATCGTGTGGCTCTTCCTCGCGAGCGGTGTGCTGTTGTTCTTCCTGCGTGGTCGTCCCACGGGGCCGCTGGCGGCGCCGGGAGTCTCGGCGTTTCTCCCGCTCGACATGTTGGTCACGGGGCTTTCGGGTGCGGCCTCGAGCGAGACGCTCTGGCGGATCGGACTGTTCTTCGCGGAGGGCGGCGCCGTCGTCTTCGGCAGCGGGCTCGCCATCGTCCCATTTTTGCACGGCGGCGTCGTCAACGAGCATCATTGGCTGACCGAGCGCCAATTCCTCGATGCCGTGGCCGTAGCGATGATCACGCCGGGGCCGGTCGTCATCACCGTCGCCTTCATCGGCTACCTCGTCGCGGGCCCCCTCGGCGCGGCCGTTGCTGCGCTGGGTGTCTTTCTGCCGAGCTACCTCTTCGTGATCATTCCAGCGCCGTACTTCAAGCGATATGCGAACAATCCGAGCATTGGCGCGTTCGTGAGCGGCGTCACGGCCGCGGCGACGGGCGCCATCGCGGGCGCGGGATTCGTGCTTGGCCGCCGAGCGATCCTCGATGTGCCGACGATCGCGATGGCAGCCGTGACATGGATCGCGTTGGTGAAGCTAAAGAAAGCCCCTGAGCCGCTGGTCATCCTCGGCGCGGGCGCCGTTGGGTTGCTGCTCCGGGGTTTCTCGTGA
- a CDS encoding C39 family peptidase yields the protein MSHVPANELLDRVFAAYERARFVDAYDELTRWGAPETLPPGRASVLGARLVRHLGAPKRAQRLFLAAYRRGPKDPWARLGVEWVRVELRGPWAAREALERAPVADEGDPILRCDTLELRAQISLFYRDFANAEAAIARWAELAPDDPDLALTRAEWLQRTERLPEGLELARHALAVHPHHRRLLLETSELLALSGRPEEALALLGGALDAMQASDVARFMFAVATSIRAHPEAMRAAQRLVELTPLAEPDVLDANLRVKVEAHFQLGETEEALALARASADPAMKRMVERISRFEPSAKVCWLDVPFVKQHHLTCAPATLTALCSFFARLAEHVEVADRICYAGTPAHAERAWAEEQGFAAREFTLTWDSARALLDRGLPFVVSTFVPGSGHAQAVMGYDARDRSLVLRDPTLPLPIHVDAEGFLREYRHSGPRAMVLVPEGERQRLDGLALPDVDLYDELHVVERALSKHDRATALGSCARLREAAPEHRIARAARRAIASYDGNVADVMALAEEALGLDPTNDLARLDAIAASSALGAREARIPRLMEAADACTTSPAFRLRLAAELLDDAREHGQARRILRAVLREHAESAEALWLLGRVAWSAGEMERAVARFRLAACVDPTDDGRVRHYVWAARRTGRTDEALAILRERVARFGARSAEPAVLLANLHEDLGEPDAARQVLDEVEARRPEDGEPPLAAARHHAALGRGEEARAALERARGKTDRTSWLRSAALASASMGTPAEEQLALWRELAHAAPLDAQAHFTVAVLLRRTRGREAAIEHLRAHFERFPHHLPSARIYLEWLRDAEPDVREQTLRAWIAVEPHDAWSHRELALALVARRRWDDARDAIERAAALEPRSPDLAFVRAVLADKMGGSDHHDQARAALHACLAMHADAPQAVARLVLLAPGAERESVIRDLFRLLERGAIERDTFDVLYDVAKPHLAHATMSELLAALRAQRPEMAIVWALSIRHACAGEGMSEREPASAEARELGERALLRFPFADDVHLEMANVWLAAGDPARAIAALERAVDLRPKNAAAVIRLTRVLEARGERAKVDEVLVRAAHRSSFDPVIALHAARVRARRGDTSEAAGELARVLDRDPECDVAWDAVDEFASFSEEGSAEVQRTVRRIAEQYPYNERAQMTHAALLTFKADEPDEACAVLKAARERLRGHVPVRDQSAWILALLGRHEEALQLCEPLENEGRPPPVLRARAAWIRTVSGERARGIDELRAVLAEEPSLTGVWRWLVDALLEQRAQRQALDAAQKLAAIAAREPGVQDRLGRALLGTGDRQAGKEALRRGLEDDPTDTRIAAAVLQMGVEDGDGDAASFALGALRARVSEEQLVPYEMRVAIARGDEADACARFRRACTDPRPSRDTLEWAYSVLVTMGFGAQANQTLEEAMAEGENANAAIGHLWMRTRNRRHGLLAGDRLATVPAKSPAGRAAALAFCDILATSPRRAVEWHLQAHMDWYRGDDVCWSAALAPLVAHRLRLRSLRWAKGWRARRHASPVRLHDLVLAFQALGLRRRALAVSRAVTDDEQARAPGDLTNHRAWLAFEEAISGRASQASTLLEQADADRRSGVDAPEYSPVAQSIAEAARALVELRQSPRDGKQHAMGRARDALRALCAAPEMRAYTADTAWRMRFHLVKRGELSALFDGYALKLPVSKMAWFWAPLVLVNMARFSGITDVLLFVLAVMACGIALLVSYMALRAVVARL from the coding sequence ATGTCCCATGTTCCCGCAAACGAGCTCCTCGACCGCGTCTTCGCCGCGTATGAGCGCGCGCGATTCGTCGATGCTTACGATGAGCTAACCCGGTGGGGGGCGCCCGAAACCTTGCCGCCCGGGCGCGCGAGCGTCCTTGGCGCGCGCCTGGTGCGGCACCTGGGGGCGCCCAAGCGCGCGCAGCGCCTTTTTCTGGCGGCGTACCGGCGTGGGCCAAAGGATCCGTGGGCGCGCCTCGGGGTCGAGTGGGTGCGGGTGGAGCTGCGTGGACCTTGGGCCGCGCGCGAGGCTTTGGAACGGGCTCCGGTGGCCGACGAGGGGGATCCGATCCTCCGGTGCGACACCTTGGAGCTCAGGGCGCAGATAAGCCTATTTTATCGCGATTTCGCCAATGCGGAGGCGGCGATCGCCCGCTGGGCGGAGCTCGCGCCGGATGATCCGGATCTGGCCCTCACGCGCGCCGAGTGGCTTCAGCGCACGGAGCGTCTTCCGGAGGGCCTCGAGCTTGCACGGCACGCGCTCGCGGTGCACCCGCACCATCGGCGGTTGTTGCTCGAGACCAGCGAGCTTTTGGCCCTGTCCGGCAGGCCCGAGGAGGCGCTCGCGCTCTTGGGGGGCGCGCTCGATGCGATGCAGGCCTCCGATGTGGCCCGCTTCATGTTTGCGGTGGCCACATCCATCCGCGCCCACCCCGAGGCCATGCGCGCTGCGCAGCGGCTGGTCGAGCTTACGCCCTTGGCCGAGCCCGACGTTTTGGACGCGAACCTTCGCGTCAAGGTCGAAGCGCACTTTCAGCTGGGCGAGACGGAGGAAGCGCTCGCCCTCGCGCGTGCCAGCGCCGATCCGGCCATGAAGCGCATGGTGGAGCGCATTTCGCGCTTCGAGCCCTCGGCGAAGGTGTGCTGGCTCGATGTTCCGTTCGTGAAGCAGCACCACCTGACGTGCGCCCCGGCCACGCTCACCGCCCTGTGCTCCTTTTTTGCGCGGCTCGCGGAGCACGTCGAGGTGGCCGATCGCATTTGCTACGCGGGGACCCCCGCCCATGCCGAGCGCGCGTGGGCGGAAGAGCAGGGGTTTGCCGCCCGCGAGTTCACCTTGACGTGGGATTCGGCGCGCGCCCTCTTGGATCGCGGGCTACCCTTCGTGGTGTCGACCTTCGTTCCGGGCTCGGGGCACGCGCAGGCCGTCATGGGCTACGATGCGCGCGATCGAAGCTTGGTCCTGCGCGATCCGACCCTTCCACTCCCGATTCACGTGGACGCCGAGGGCTTCCTTCGCGAGTACCGCCACTCGGGCCCGCGCGCGATGGTCCTCGTACCGGAGGGCGAGCGCCAGCGGCTCGACGGGCTCGCGCTGCCCGATGTCGACCTGTATGACGAGCTTCACGTCGTGGAGCGCGCCCTCTCGAAGCACGATCGCGCGACGGCGCTCGGATCGTGCGCGCGCCTTCGGGAGGCCGCGCCGGAGCATCGCATCGCCCGGGCCGCTCGGCGGGCCATCGCGAGCTACGATGGCAACGTGGCCGACGTGATGGCGCTCGCCGAAGAGGCGCTCGGCCTCGATCCGACCAACGATCTCGCCCGGCTCGATGCGATCGCGGCCTCCAGCGCCCTCGGCGCCCGCGAAGCGCGCATCCCCCGCTTGATGGAGGCCGCCGACGCGTGCACCACCTCGCCTGCGTTTCGCCTGAGGCTCGCGGCGGAGCTCCTGGACGATGCGCGCGAGCACGGCCAGGCGCGCCGCATCTTGCGCGCCGTGCTCCGGGAGCACGCCGAGTCGGCCGAGGCGCTCTGGCTCCTCGGTCGCGTCGCGTGGTCGGCGGGGGAGATGGAGCGCGCGGTCGCACGGTTTCGTTTGGCCGCGTGCGTCGACCCCACGGACGATGGGCGCGTTCGCCATTACGTGTGGGCCGCCCGGCGAACGGGGAGGACCGACGAAGCGCTCGCGATCCTTCGCGAGCGCGTGGCACGCTTCGGGGCGCGTTCGGCCGAGCCGGCGGTGCTGCTCGCCAATTTGCACGAGGACCTGGGCGAGCCGGACGCGGCGCGCCAGGTGCTCGACGAGGTCGAGGCGCGCAGGCCCGAGGACGGCGAGCCACCGCTGGCGGCGGCGCGGCACCATGCTGCGCTGGGGCGGGGCGAGGAGGCGCGCGCGGCCCTCGAGCGGGCGCGCGGCAAAACGGATCGCACCTCGTGGCTGCGTTCGGCGGCGCTGGCGTCGGCGAGCATGGGCACCCCGGCCGAGGAGCAGCTCGCGCTCTGGCGGGAGCTCGCCCATGCCGCGCCCCTCGATGCCCAGGCGCACTTTACCGTGGCGGTGCTGCTCCGGCGCACGCGCGGGCGTGAGGCGGCGATCGAGCACCTTCGCGCGCACTTCGAGCGCTTTCCGCACCATTTGCCCTCGGCGCGCATCTACCTCGAGTGGCTTCGCGATGCCGAGCCCGACGTGCGCGAGCAGACCCTCCGCGCCTGGATCGCGGTGGAGCCCCACGATGCGTGGTCCCATCGCGAGCTCGCCCTGGCCCTGGTGGCGCGCCGCCGATGGGACGATGCGCGCGACGCCATCGAGCGGGCCGCCGCGCTCGAGCCGCGCTCGCCCGATCTGGCGTTCGTGCGCGCCGTGCTGGCCGATAAAATGGGGGGCAGCGACCACCACGACCAAGCGCGCGCCGCCCTGCACGCCTGCCTCGCGATGCACGCCGATGCCCCGCAAGCCGTGGCGCGCCTGGTGCTCTTGGCGCCCGGGGCCGAGCGCGAGAGCGTCATCCGCGATCTGTTTCGGCTGCTCGAGCGCGGCGCCATCGAGCGCGACACCTTCGACGTGCTCTACGACGTGGCCAAGCCGCACCTCGCACACGCGACCATGTCCGAGCTCCTCGCTGCACTCCGCGCGCAGCGCCCGGAGATGGCGATCGTCTGGGCGCTCTCCATCCGCCATGCGTGCGCGGGCGAGGGCATGAGCGAGCGCGAGCCGGCTTCCGCCGAGGCGCGCGAGCTCGGTGAACGCGCGCTGCTACGCTTTCCGTTCGCCGATGACGTGCACCTCGAGATGGCCAATGTCTGGCTCGCCGCCGGCGACCCCGCGCGCGCGATCGCCGCGCTCGAACGGGCCGTGGACCTGCGCCCGAAGAACGCCGCGGCCGTGATCCGGCTAACCCGCGTCCTCGAAGCCCGGGGCGAGCGCGCCAAGGTGGACGAGGTGCTGGTGCGGGCCGCCCATCGTTCGAGCTTCGACCCGGTCATAGCGCTGCACGCCGCGCGCGTGCGGGCACGGCGGGGCGACACCTCGGAGGCCGCGGGGGAGCTCGCGCGCGTCCTCGACCGCGATCCGGAGTGCGATGTCGCGTGGGACGCGGTGGACGAGTTTGCGTCCTTCTCCGAGGAGGGGAGCGCCGAGGTTCAACGGACCGTGCGCCGCATCGCCGAGCAGTACCCGTACAACGAGCGCGCGCAAATGACGCACGCCGCGCTCCTCACCTTCAAAGCGGACGAGCCCGACGAAGCGTGCGCCGTGCTGAAGGCCGCCCGCGAGCGCTTGCGTGGCCATGTGCCGGTGCGCGACCAATCCGCGTGGATCCTCGCGCTGCTCGGGCGCCACGAGGAAGCGTTGCAGCTCTGCGAGCCGCTCGAGAACGAGGGCCGCCCGCCGCCCGTTCTCCGGGCCCGCGCGGCCTGGATCCGCACCGTCTCCGGCGAACGCGCGCGGGGCATCGACGAGCTCCGCGCCGTGCTGGCCGAAGAACCTTCGCTCACCGGTGTATGGCGCTGGCTCGTCGACGCGCTCCTCGAGCAGCGCGCGCAGCGGCAGGCCCTCGATGCCGCCCAAAAGCTCGCGGCCATCGCGGCGCGCGAGCCGGGCGTGCAAGACCGGCTCGGTCGAGCCCTGCTGGGGACGGGCGATCGCCAGGCCGGCAAGGAAGCGTTGCGCCGCGGCTTGGAGGACGATCCCACGGACACCCGCATCGCCGCCGCCGTGCTCCAGATGGGGGTCGAAGACGGCGACGGCGATGCCGCGTCGTTCGCGCTCGGTGCGCTGCGCGCGCGCGTCTCCGAGGAGCAGCTCGTCCCCTACGAGATGCGCGTCGCCATCGCCCGCGGCGACGAGGCGGACGCGTGCGCACGATTCCGTCGGGCGTGCACCGATCCCCGCCCGAGCCGGGACACCCTGGAGTGGGCATACAGCGTGCTCGTCACCATGGGCTTCGGCGCCCAGGCGAACCAAACCCTCGAGGAGGCCATGGCCGAGGGCGAAAACGCCAACGCGGCCATCGGCCACCTCTGGATGCGCACCCGGAACCGGCGCCATGGCCTGCTGGCCGGCGATCGCCTGGCGACCGTTCCGGCAAAGAGCCCGGCGGGTCGGGCCGCCGCCTTGGCGTTCTGCGACATCCTCGCGACCAGCCCACGCCGGGCGGTGGAGTGGCACCTCCAAGCGCACATGGACTGGTACCGCGGCGACGATGTTTGCTGGAGCGCCGCCCTCGCACCGCTGGTCGCCCATCGCCTTCGCCTGCGCTCGCTTCGATGGGCCAAAGGCTGGCGCGCCCGCCGGCACGCGTCGCCGGTGCGTTTGCACGACCTCGTGCTCGCATTCCAGGCGCTGGGGCTTCGCCGGCGCGCCCTCGCGGTGAGCCGCGCGGTGACGGACGACGAGCAGGCTCGCGCGCCGGGTGATCTCACCAACCACCGCGCATGGCTCGCCTTCGAGGAAGCCATCTCCGGCCGCGCATCCCAGGCGAGCACCCTTTTGGAGCAGGCGGACGCGGATCGTCGAAGCGGGGTGGATGCGCCGGAGTATTCGCCGGTCGCGCAGTCGATCGCGGAGGCTGCCCGCGCGCTGGTGGAGCTCCGGCAAAGCCCGCGCGATGGCAAGCAACACGCCATGGGACGTGCACGCGACGCCCTACGAGCGCTCTGCGCCGCGCCCGAGATGCGCGCCTACACGGCCGACACGGCGTGG